One region of Palaemon carinicauda isolate YSFRI2023 chromosome 40, ASM3689809v2, whole genome shotgun sequence genomic DNA includes:
- the LOC137631746 gene encoding neurofilament heavy polypeptide-like — protein MRKCPGLPDRPCGTYMSAIDTDPHTLCLYCRGQRCDSNNVCGECREWSTSQWERFSRRWKKSKRDISLSKVSFKRENPKDSSSVAQTSSEAPTRSASPERSSSGSVGRISVARSRGLGEGVASHSEAAPPPSPGEDLIISPNFNVNFSNKDLLQLWASLGLQGSPSKEALFDIIRLGAAVKQSPTVAEVDPLSIVDVVVAEASNESVQTSAPVADAAEGLVPTSEHPSREKLSPTVSPGGESPLRGSSLTETPLRRTADGLPAASRGRIRRKARLPLRGQGLPSPHKGVRRRLFVLSSSQSAAEEPRPSMTVPATSLDLDLSADRSRSPSPARPADLPSPFLAADALWAPTHPVIKRATVPSGQKELSHIVCKSLKHQVSPARQRSPARQCAIAHKRSPAVAETSRQRSPVRASAVPETTRQSSPARPRATAHPYPDARLACPRFPARQRSPVRQQSPARPRSSDLGVKGKTSSSPARQHSPARHRMPTRQRTPPARHPSPTRHRPQSASRAHAPPARPSDARPLARDIYLARAGPTESPSRALRDPVRKLLPRHAQTLIQPAVPERAPARHRSPAGPRAPSPMRLRAPSPARHRSPTRPRLRAIAHLRTNALPRLRSITRPRALAIRDSQRVLTREAEGQRAARASSSRSPPHKRRTARSPEGGRTPDRSRNFPSTAAASFQADPAVVSTPRDRTIPFPPEGISDSAAVSRQPWFGSLVRAMVQAFKPAFSELGLKSAAVSAPLKRKREVDDVVTSPRAKLAPRKSLRKAPSQSSRVEVNSLPPSLLESCIPPRRESKDSKMVPKSSSRIRPEPAQPAENVHKSPQEEPSGMGDFAASPSGGEPQELEHGFWQVLTLMRNLNGFEDPEIPPREGKDTVLDRVFGTRKPPKASAALPWSRGVRSARDKVESQLSELAASSRSSAGNKLLPPPRVHQRRYYEIMKESCLALPLHHSVEELTRGVPLERLSNRQVSFSAAEIRSQEKVAKCAMQATSWLDIWLGSLGILLRSEDLSKESTRKALETFLLSGTRTIEFLAHQVSNLWANSILKRRDAVSERFNTKVSSNEVSKLRHSSILGSSLFEPKDVEQAAERWRKSNQDSLLHRALTSKPY, from the coding sequence atGCGAAAGTGTCccgggttacctgaccgcccttgtgggacttatatgtcggcaatcgacactgatcctcacaccttatgcctttattgtaggggccaacggtgtgatagtaacaatgtatgtggtgagtgcagggagtggtctacctcccagtgggagaggttttcccggcgctggaagaagtccaaacgggatatttctctttcaaaggtttcttttaagagagaaaatcctaaggactcttcttccgtagcccaaacctcctccgaagctcccactcgttcggctTCTCCCGAGAggtcgtcgagtggtagcgtaggccgcatttctgttgcccgatctcggggtttgggagagggagttgcctcccatagcgaggcagctcctcctccttccccgggggaggatttaattatttctcctaattttaatgtaaatttctCTAATAAGgatcttttacagctttgggcttccttggggcttcagggctcgccctccaaggaagccctgtttgacataatcaggttgggagcagctgtcaaacagtcgccgacggtagcagaggttgatcctctgtctatcgtcgatgttgttgtggcagaggcctccaatgagagtgttcaaacctctgctcctgttgctgatgcagctgaaggcttagttcccacctccgaacatccttcgagggagaagctaagtccaacggtctctcctggagGTGAATCTCcccttcgggggagttcactaacagagactcctcttcggaggactgccgatggtttgcctgctgcctCCAGAGGACGTATTAGGCGTAAAGCTCGCCTCCCTCTTCGCGGTcaaggtcttccttcacctcacaagggtgttaggaggcgtcTCTTTGTCTTGTCATcttcgcagtccgccgcagaggaacctcgtccttcaatGACCGTTCCAGCAAcatccttggacctggacctctccgcagatcgttcgcgatctccttctcctgccagacctgctgacctgccgtcgccgttcctggcagcagatgcgctgtgggcgccaacccATCCCGTTattaaacgggcaacggtcccttccgGGCAAAAGGAACTTTCGCACATTGTGTGCAAGTCCCTTAAgcaccaggtatcccctgcgcgccaacgttctcctgcgcgccagtgcgcaattgcgcacaagcgctctccagcTGTTGCAGAGACATCTCGCCAACGGTCTCCTGTTCGTGCTTCTGCTGTTCCTGAGACAACGCGCCAGAGCTCACCTGCTCGCCCACGCGCAACTGCGCACCCTTATCCTGATGCACGCCTTGCATGCCCACggtttcctgctcgccagcgatctcctgtgcgccaacaatctcctgcacgcccacgatcttcggatctgggtgtgAAGGGGAAAACatcctcttcccctgctcgccagcactcaccaGCGCGCCACCGAATGCCGACGCGCCAAcggaccccgcctgctcgccatccctcgcccacgcgccatcgcccgcagtctgCATCGCGCGCCCACGCGCCGCCTGCTAGACCTTCTGATGCGCGCCCGCTCGCTAGGGATATTTACCTAGCACGCGCTGGCCCAACGgaatcgccctcacgggctctacGGGATCCTGTGCGCAAGCTATTGCCTCGGCACGCGCAAACGCTTATCCAGCCTGCTGTTCCagaacgcgcccctgcgcgccatcgttcaccCGCGGGCCCACGCGCGCCTTCACCTATGCGCCTACGAGCTCCTTCGCCTGCGCGTcatcgctcgcccacgcgaccTCGCCTGCGTGCCATTGCTCACCTACGCACCAACGCACTCCCTCGCCTGCGCTCCATCACTCGCCCGCGTGCCCTCGCCATCCGAGATTCCCAGCGCGTTCTCACACGCGAGGCTGAAGGACAACGCGCGGCCAGGGCGTCATCATCGCGTTCCCCTCcccacaagcgcagaacagcgcgctcgccggagggagggagaactccggacaggtccaggaacTTTCCTTCCACAGCTGCTGCTTCTTTTCAGGCTGACCCTGCTGTGGTTtctactcctagggatcgaacgatccccttccctccagagggaatcTCTGACAGCGcggctgtcagtcggcagccctggtttgggtccctagtTAGAGCAATGGTGCAGGCTTttaagcccgctttctctgaactggGTCTCAAATCAGCGGCAgtctcggcccccctgaagaggaagagagaagtagatgatgtggtgacttctcctagggctaagctggctcctcggaagtctttgaggaaggctccatCCCAGTCTTCTCGGGTGGAAGTGAACAGCCTCCCACCatctctgttggagtcctgtatccctcccaggagggagtcgaaggactctaagatgGTTCCGAAGTCATCctcgaggattagaccagagccagcccagcccgcagagaacgtccacaagtccccccaagaagagccttcggggatgggagactttgctgccagtccatcaggaggagaaccTCAGGAGCTCGAACATggattctggcaggttctgactctgatgaggaatctcaacgggttcgaggatccggagattcctcctcgagagggcaaggacacagttctggaccgagtctttgggactcgaAAGCCCCCTAAGGCtagcgcggctttgccttggtcacGGGGAGTTaggagtgccagagataaggtcgagagccagctctccgagcttgccgcctccagccgttccagcgccggaaacaaactcctcccgcctcctcgtgtccatcagaggaggtactatgagatcatgaaggagtcttgtttagctcttcccctacaccactcggtggaagagcttaccaggggagtccctctagagagactctccaaccggcaagtgtctttctcggccgcGGAGATCCGCagtcaggagaaggtagcgaagtgtgccatgcaggcaacttcgtggctggacatctggctagggtctctcggcatcctgctacgatccgaggacttgtctaaggagagtactaggaaggccttggagaccttcctcctttcaggcactcgtaccatcgagtttctagcccatcaagtctcgaacttatgggctaattccatcttgaagcgtcgagatgcggtgtctgagaggttcaaCACGAAGGTCTCCAGCAACGaggtcagcaagctcagacattcctccatcttggggagtagtctgtttgagcctaaggacgtggagcaggcggctgagaggtggaggaagtccaaccaggattccctcctacatagggctttaacatcgaagccctattaA